A genomic stretch from Desulfuromonas thiophila includes:
- a CDS encoding LolA family protein, protein MSPVKRSAPPYRLFAGPLLLLGLFLSLLLPQPAAADVRLQHLLDQLQQRFAAGANPARIASFSAEFSQQAHIQSLNRSQQGAGRVMARFNQPLGDSLITQFRWDYRAPEQQQILCDGETLWVYLPEDQRVMISPVQPDMQRDDDPLLFLRSLDRLQQHFTIDWAEEPLEGSDSLLLWLKPLKPSSYIDHLLLRVPAWLEDQPQTAALPLLQLVTVDPNGNRTEISFQQAQLNPPLDGEQFRFIVPPGVDVVHPPASPETAQ, encoded by the coding sequence ATGTCACCTGTCAAACGTTCCGCCCCGCCTTACCGTCTGTTCGCCGGCCCATTGCTGCTGCTGGGCCTGTTTCTGAGTCTGCTGCTGCCCCAACCGGCGGCTGCCGATGTCCGCCTGCAGCACCTGCTTGACCAGCTGCAACAACGCTTTGCCGCCGGCGCCAACCCGGCCCGCATCGCCAGCTTCAGCGCCGAATTCAGCCAGCAAGCCCACATTCAAAGCCTCAATCGCAGCCAGCAGGGCGCCGGTCGGGTCATGGCCCGCTTCAACCAGCCCCTCGGCGACAGCCTGATCACCCAGTTTCGCTGGGACTACCGTGCGCCGGAGCAACAGCAGATTCTGTGCGATGGCGAAACCCTGTGGGTCTATCTGCCGGAGGACCAGCGTGTGATGATCTCGCCGGTACAGCCCGACATGCAGCGCGACGATGACCCCTTGCTGTTCCTGCGCAGTCTCGACCGGCTGCAGCAGCATTTCACCATCGACTGGGCCGAGGAGCCGCTTGAGGGCAGTGACAGTCTGCTGCTGTGGCTTAAGCCCCTCAAGCCGTCGAGCTATATTGATCATCTGCTGCTGCGGGTACCGGCCTGGCTGGAAGACCAGCCCCAGACCGCTGCCCTGCCGCTGCTGCAGCTGGTCACCGTCGATCCCAACGGCAACCGCACCGAGATCAGCTTCCAGCAGGCCCAGCTCAACCCGCCCCTTGATGGCGAACAGTTCCGCTTCATCGTACCGCCCGGTGTCGATGTGGTGCATCCGCCGGCCAGCCCGGAAACCGCGCAATAA
- the rimO gene encoding 30S ribosomal protein S12 methylthiotransferase RimO, whose translation MNKQKVCLVSLGCPKNLVDAEVMLGHLPPDRFTITNEELEADILIINTCAFIQDAQEESIDTILEATRFKEHGRCRLLIVTGCLPQRYQQQLAEQLPEVDLFLGTGDAARIVEQIDAWQQAGRQRCCIGAPDSLYDHDTPRLQASPFYSAYVKIAEGCSNHCSYCIIPQLRGALRSRSCASIVTEVRQRVAAGVREVNLIAQDITAYGRDRTDGARLEDLLRELVQIDELRWLRLLYAYPDGISDELIELMATHDKICPYLDLPLQHVADDLLRAMNRRIDRAGIDRLVKRLRDRVPQLTLRTSFIVGFPGETAEHFQQLLAFVEQGQFDRVGVFRYSREEGTAAALLDNQIPEREKKKRQNKLMKAQSRVSFRKHQALRGQQIAVLVEGYSEETDLLLQGRAISQAPDIDGLVYITAGQANVGDIVPLQISDTTEYDLIGEIVEAEADQP comes from the coding sequence GTGAACAAACAGAAGGTCTGTCTGGTCAGCCTCGGCTGTCCGAAAAATCTGGTCGATGCCGAGGTCATGCTCGGCCATCTGCCACCGGATCGCTTTACCATCACCAACGAGGAACTCGAAGCCGACATCCTCATCATCAACACCTGCGCCTTCATTCAGGATGCGCAGGAAGAATCCATTGATACCATCCTGGAGGCAACTCGCTTCAAGGAACACGGCCGCTGCCGCCTGCTGATCGTCACCGGCTGCCTGCCGCAGCGCTATCAGCAGCAACTGGCCGAGCAGCTGCCCGAGGTCGATCTGTTTCTCGGCACCGGCGACGCCGCCCGCATTGTCGAACAGATCGACGCCTGGCAGCAGGCCGGTCGCCAGCGTTGCTGCATCGGCGCGCCCGACAGCCTCTACGATCACGACACTCCGCGCCTGCAGGCCTCGCCGTTCTACAGCGCCTATGTCAAGATTGCCGAAGGCTGCAGCAACCATTGCTCCTACTGCATCATCCCGCAACTGCGCGGCGCCCTGCGCTCGCGCAGTTGCGCCTCCATCGTCACCGAGGTGCGCCAGCGCGTCGCCGCCGGCGTACGCGAGGTCAACCTGATCGCCCAGGACATCACCGCCTACGGCCGCGACCGCACTGACGGCGCCCGTCTGGAGGATCTGCTACGCGAACTGGTCCAGATTGACGAGCTGCGCTGGCTGCGGCTGCTCTATGCCTATCCCGACGGCATCAGCGACGAGCTGATCGAGCTGATGGCGACGCACGACAAAATCTGTCCCTACCTCGATCTGCCGCTGCAACATGTCGCTGACGACCTGCTGCGGGCCATGAACCGCCGCATCGACCGTGCCGGCATCGACCGGCTGGTCAAGCGCCTGCGCGACCGCGTCCCGCAGCTGACCCTGCGCACCTCCTTCATCGTCGGCTTTCCCGGCGAAACCGCCGAGCATTTCCAGCAACTGCTGGCGTTTGTCGAACAGGGCCAGTTCGACCGGGTCGGCGTGTTCCGCTACTCGCGCGAGGAAGGGACCGCCGCCGCCCTGCTGGACAATCAGATTCCCGAACGGGAAAAAAAGAAACGGCAGAACAAGCTGATGAAGGCACAAAGCCGGGTTTCATTCCGCAAGCATCAGGCCCTGCGCGGGCAGCAGATCGCTGTGCTGGTCGAAGGCTACAGCGAGGAAACCGACCTGCTGCTGCAGGGCCGCGCCATCAGCCAGGCACCCGATATCGACGGGCTGGTCTACATCACCGCCGGCCAGGCCAACGTCGGCGATATTGTCCCGCTGCAGATCAGCGACACCACCGAATACGACCTGATCGGAGAAATCGTTGAAGCCGAAGCCGACCAGCCATAA
- the thiL gene encoding thiamine-phosphate kinase: MTTTTHNLASLGEFGFIARLRQKLRDQAGRTDVVLGIGDDCSACTLPAGELLLTSTDLLIENIHFRRDWTSLYALGRKSAAVNLSDIAAMGGTPRYLHLGLGLPQDLALDELDAFCDGFLDECRAAGALLCGGDTCRSQTGMFISVSVQGTVPADQLVRRSGGQPGDRLYVSGTLGDSALALHLLRQGQAPPPTLARRHHQPTPRLALGRAVAVAGLAHAMIDLSDGLLADLGHILQQSQLAACLDPAALPLSADVRRHLNHQPEDLDVVLRGGEDYELLFSAPPEAAPRLEQLAVRLALPLTAIGSLQPGEGLWLCRPDGSRQPVEARGFNHFQSGQPA, translated from the coding sequence ATGACAACCACGACCCACAACCTCGCCAGTCTCGGTGAGTTCGGCTTCATCGCGCGGCTGCGCCAGAAACTGCGTGATCAGGCCGGTCGCACCGATGTGGTGCTGGGCATCGGCGACGACTGCAGTGCCTGCACCCTGCCGGCCGGCGAACTGCTGCTGACCAGCACCGATCTGCTGATCGAGAACATTCATTTTCGTCGCGACTGGACCAGCCTGTACGCCCTGGGACGCAAAAGTGCCGCTGTCAATCTCAGCGACATCGCCGCCATGGGTGGCACCCCTCGCTATCTGCATCTGGGGCTGGGGCTGCCACAGGATCTGGCCTTGGACGAACTGGACGCTTTTTGCGACGGCTTTCTCGACGAATGTCGCGCCGCCGGGGCGCTGCTGTGCGGTGGCGACACCTGCCGCAGCCAGACCGGAATGTTCATCAGCGTCAGCGTACAGGGCACGGTCCCTGCCGATCAGCTGGTGCGTCGCAGCGGCGGCCAGCCCGGCGACCGGCTCTACGTTTCCGGCACCCTGGGCGATAGTGCCCTGGCCCTGCATCTGCTGCGACAGGGCCAGGCACCGCCGCCAACCCTGGCGCGGCGCCATCACCAGCCAACTCCTCGGCTGGCCCTTGGCCGGGCAGTGGCCGTCGCCGGCCTGGCTCACGCCATGATCGATCTGTCCGATGGCTTGCTGGCCGATCTGGGACACATCCTGCAGCAATCACAGCTGGCGGCCTGCCTCGATCCGGCCGCGCTGCCGTTGTCGGCCGATGTTCGCCGCCACCTGAACCACCAGCCGGAGGATCTCGATGTGGTGCTGCGCGGCGGCGAGGATTACGAACTGCTGTTCAGCGCCCCGCCGGAGGCCGCGCCACGTCTGGAGCAGCTGGCCGTGCGGCTGGCCCTGCCACTGACCGCCATCGGCAGCCTGCAGCCCGGCGAAGGCTTGTGGCTGTGCCGTCCCGACGGCAGCCGCCAACCCGTCGAGGCGCGCGGCTTCAACCATTTCCAGTCCGGCCAGCCGGCCTGA
- a CDS encoding YajQ family cyclic di-GMP-binding protein, whose product MPSFDVVSKIDLQEVDNAVNQTSKEIAQRFDFKGTHNEIELTKDAISILAADDYKLQAVVDILKGKLTRRGVSTKCLDFQKAEAASGGAVRQKVALIQGISKEKGKDIIKAIKDSKLKVQPQIMEDEVRVTGKKIDDLQEVIQLLKGKDFGLELQFVNMRS is encoded by the coding sequence ATGCCCAGTTTTGATGTCGTTTCCAAGATCGACCTGCAGGAGGTCGACAATGCCGTGAATCAGACCAGCAAGGAAATTGCCCAGCGTTTCGACTTCAAGGGCACCCACAATGAAATCGAACTGACCAAGGACGCCATCAGCATCCTCGCCGCCGACGATTACAAGTTGCAGGCGGTGGTCGACATCCTCAAAGGCAAACTCACCCGCCGCGGCGTCTCGACCAAATGCCTTGATTTTCAGAAGGCCGAAGCCGCCTCGGGAGGTGCCGTGCGCCAGAAGGTGGCGCTGATTCAGGGAATTTCCAAGGAAAAAGGCAAGGACATCATCAAGGCCATCAAGGATTCCAAACTGAAGGTGCAGCCGCAGATTATGGAGGACGAGGTGCGGGTGACAGGCAAGAAGATCGACGATCTGCAGGAGGTCATTCAACTGCTCAAGGGCAAGGATTTCGGCCTCGAACTGCAATTCGTCAACATGCGTTCATAG